In Streptomyces sp. NBC_01231, the sequence CGCCCAGGGGACGCGATGACGGGAGTGAGTGCGATGACTGATCTTGCGTGGGTGCCGCAGTCCTGCACGCTGCCCACCGAGGAGCGGCCCCTGCGGGTCGCGGAGTGGGACGCGCTGTCCTCCGAGCGGCTGACCTCCATGTCGAGGCCCCAGCCGCTCAGTCTGCGCCTTGACCTGGCCGGCGGAGAAGGTGTGGAAGAGCGGGTGCGGGACCTGGTGGAACGCGAGAGCGGCTGCTGCTCGTTCTTCACCTTCACCGCCACCCCCGGCCAGGACCTGCTCCGTCTGGACATCTCGGTGGACCAGGCGCACGAGGCGGTCCTGGACGCCCTGGCCGCACAGACGGCCGCTGCCCGGGAGCAGCGGTGAGCACGGGCCTGCGCAGCGGGCAGGTCGCGGAGGCGGCCGGGGTGAACATCCAGACGCTGCGCTACTACGAGCGGCGCGGCCTGCTGGCCGAGCCGGAGCGCAGCAACGGCGGTCACCGCCTTTACGGCGAGGACGCGGTCACCGCGCTGAGAGTGATCAAGGCCGCCCAGCGGCTGGGGTTCACGCTGGAGGAGGTCGCGGACCTCCTGGAGGCCGGCCGCCACCGCCACGGACGCCCCGTGGCGGGGCTCCAGGACCGCGCCGCGGCCAAGCTCGCCGAGGTCGACGCGAAGATCGCGGACCTGACCACCATCCGCACCGCCCTGGCCGCGGCCCTCGACGCGGGCTGCGACGACCTGACCGTCTGCGCGTCCAGCGTCTGCTGCCCCATCCCCTTCACCGGCCTCGCCGAGGAGAACCGCCATGCCGGACCCTGCTGCTGATCCCCGCACCGGGCGCGCCCCGAAGGCGCTCGGGGGGCTGGCCGCGCTGGCCTGTGTGGCGTGCTGCGCGCTGCCCGTCCTGATCACGGCGGGCGTCGTCGGTGCCGGCGCCGGGGCGGTGGTGGGCTGGCTGCCCGCCCTCGCCGTCGTCCTGGCCGTGCTCGCCGCCGGAACCTGGTGGCTCGGACAGCGTCGCCGCTCCTGCTCCTGCGCGCCGAAAGCCGCGGGCGAGAGCGGATGCGGCTGCCAGGCGTCCGCCGACCCGCTGAAGAACAGCGGCACGGGCCGTCGGTAGGCTCACCGATCATGACTGTCGCTCGTTCCGTTGCCCTGTTCGTCGTCGCCGCCCTCTTCGAAATCGGTGGCGCCTGGCTGGTCTGGCAGGGCATCCGGGAGCACAAGGGCTGGATCTGGATCGGTGCCGGCGTCATCGCGCTGGGCATCTACGGCGTCGTGGCCACCTGGCAGTCGGACGACAACTTCGGGCGCATCCTCGCCGCGTACGGCGGGATCTTCGTCGCCGGGTCGATCGCCTGGGGCATGGTCGCCGACGGCTACCGGCCCGACCGCTACGACGTCATCGGCGCCCTGGTCTGCCTCGCCGGGATGGCCGTGATCATGTACGCGCCCCGCAGCCACTGACCCCAACCACGGGCCCGGCCAGCGAGCCGATCAGTGACCGACCGAGCGGCTACCGGACACATCGGGGCGACCACGACCCCGACCATGGATCCGGCCGTGCCGCGCACACCCCCGACCACAGCTGGTCATCCCGCCCGGAGCGTGTCCCGCGTGACACGCAATTCGAACACGCGATCTAATGTCGGTATGGACTCCACCGACTTCCCCGACGACCTGGTCCAGATGCAGCACGCCTGGAACGCCGCCTACGAAGCGCCCGCCGCGCCCCGGCCCCGTGACACCGCCACCCTGCGCCGCCGCCTGCTGCTCCTGTCCGTACGCCTGACATGGCATCCGTACTGGAGGAGCCTCTCCTCGGTGCCGGCGGCGCGTGCCGAGCTGCGGCAGCTGGCCCGCACCCGGGGAACAGCACGGGCCGCGTGAGGAACATTCGGTGCAGTTGGCTGCCCGGAAGCACCGAACCGGTCAGGTTGCGCTGAGTGTTGCGGCAAGTGTTGCGCCGGATGTTGCGCTGAGTGTTGCGCTAGGTGTTGCGGTACCTGTAGATCCCCTCTCGTATCTGTGCAGGTCAGTGCGCAGTTTTGGCGTGGTCGGGTTGCTGACATCCCCGTTGCGACCCCCTTCGACCATGCCCTGGCTGGAGTTGAGGATGCGGGAGGGCTGGGATGGGCGGCGTGGACGCAGCCGGGGATCGGGGCGCGCTCTTCGTGTTGCGCGTCGGCGGGGCCGCCGCGCCAGGCCGCCGGTCAGTGCGGCGGTGACGTCAGGCGGGGAACGTCGGCGGGGGAGAGGTCAGGGCGGGCACGGTGCCAGCGTGCGGGATGCCGCCACCGGCCGGAGGCGTCGCGGGCGACGTCGACGCCGACTTCCACCACCAGCTCGGGTTCCACCAGCGTCACGTTCAGCTTCTCCTTGCTGCCCCACCCGGCGCTGAACGACCAGCCTGTCCACGGATGACCGCGCCGCCCGGGAGCGAGCAGACCGGCGACCGCCGCACCTGCCGCCTGAGCGAGGGTGGTGGTGCGGCCGACGTACTGAAAGCGCCCTTCGGTGTCGTACCTGCCGAGCAGCAGCGTGCGGGGAACGGCCAGGGAACCGGTGACCGCGCCGACGATCGCCTCGCTCGTCTCACGGACCTTGTATTTCTCCCAGCCCCTCACCGACGGGCGGTAGACATCGTCCAGCCTCTTGAAGACCACCCCCTCCATCCCGACCGACGCCCACGTCAGCCACTCGCGCACGACATCGGCCTCGATAGTCGATGGGCACAGCGCCCACGGCGCTGACAGCCGGCGGGCGGCGAACACGGACTCCAGTGCGGCCCTGCGCCGCCGGTACGGCCACCCGGTCGTGTCCGTCCCGGACAGGCGCAGCAGGTCGAACGCGACGAAGTGAGCCGGCCACTCCTTCCCCGCCCGGGCCGCCCCGGCACCACGCCGGGCAAGCCGGTTCTGCAGCCGCTCGAACGCCAGGCGGCCCGCGGCATCCCATACGACCAACTCGCCGTCCAACGCGGTCACATCCGGCAGCTGCACGGCCCCGGCCACGACCTCCGGAAACGACGGCCCCATCTCGGTGCCGCGCCTGGAACGCAGCACCACCTGGCCCGCGTCGACGGAGACGAGCGCCCGAAAACCGTCCCACTTCGGTTCTCCTGCCCACCCTGTGGGCAGGGCAGGACTTTCGACGGCCACGGTCAGCATCGGCTCGGGCAAGGACCACGTCATGCGTGATGCCTTCCACGTAG encodes:
- a CDS encoding ATP-dependent DNA ligase; amino-acid sequence: MTWSLPEPMLTVAVESPALPTGWAGEPKWDGFRALVSVDAGQVVLRSRRGTEMGPSFPEVVAGAVQLPDVTALDGELVVWDAAGRLAFERLQNRLARRGAGAARAGKEWPAHFVAFDLLRLSGTDTTGWPYRRRRAALESVFAARRLSAPWALCPSTIEADVVREWLTWASVGMEGVVFKRLDDVYRPSVRGWEKYKVRETSEAIVGAVTGSLAVPRTLLLGRYDTEGRFQYVGRTTTLAQAAGAAVAGLLAPGRRGHPWTGWSFSAGWGSKEKLNVTLVEPELVVEVGVDVARDASGRWRHPARWHRARPDLSPADVPRLTSPPH
- a CDS encoding MerR family transcriptional regulator; this encodes MSTGLRSGQVAEAAGVNIQTLRYYERRGLLAEPERSNGGHRLYGEDAVTALRVIKAAQRLGFTLEEVADLLEAGRHRHGRPVAGLQDRAAAKLAEVDAKIADLTTIRTALAAALDAGCDDLTVCASSVCCPIPFTGLAEENRHAGPCC
- a CDS encoding YnfA family protein — encoded protein: MTVARSVALFVVAALFEIGGAWLVWQGIREHKGWIWIGAGVIALGIYGVVATWQSDDNFGRILAAYGGIFVAGSIAWGMVADGYRPDRYDVIGALVCLAGMAVIMYAPRSH